From the Mycoplasmatota bacterium genome, one window contains:
- a CDS encoding peptidylprolyl isomerase: MKKIFLPFIMIIFLLFISGCFPKISFSIKSQPKVTHSSDTVLDFNKLDITKGDLYEMMKKNYGLLVLMDKVDRDLLADYKDKVDTEALEDKISEDKKIKGEETFYQGMVYQGVISSKDDPDAEEKIKDFYLLSFLQKAYAKEVARNEIIDEESKTHAIQKTKDAYHEDLCIITLKYDSIYEADEIKDKLTQENNILQFFKDENAKQHKNDKVTTVEEPPFITEPFICEYDRVVYTDYLETSDLQDFIFNDTISGESFGIGDYNKAPKYIHNDRTYYFVYKVSQPKYIENFRQSEEFNQYILDKLVENKLTSSYITNEIEDLHNTISLRIFDKDLAKQYKENFDDKFKIEEKLLKIKNGEHILASHIIDGKTKYVYTDDIYDLMKTKYAIQLLLDNINTEALKSIKDIRLSESEKDEFMSQIKVYKTQFLQQPSPYSWSDFIALQFGAFSDQQLADILAAPELIERYMFGYNDYKGVSVITEEEIYEAYQEWFSVKANHILFTFEPEDEASKALALEKGKQVINGCTDNGEFRDGITEDTCYIYYDPEDPTNDELPFAGLDEIKASQYKSAFEALAKMYSQDPSAEKNSGDLGFFSPNHIMDEFENAAKEIADRTLEGVPPSH, translated from the coding sequence ATGAAAAAAATATTTTTACCATTCATCATGATCATCTTTCTACTGTTTATAAGTGGCTGTTTTCCAAAAATCTCTTTTTCCATTAAGTCACAACCTAAAGTAACACATTCTAGTGATACAGTATTAGATTTTAATAAACTGGATATTACTAAAGGTGATTTATATGAAATGATGAAAAAAAATTATGGTTTACTTGTTTTAATGGACAAGGTTGATAGAGATCTACTCGCTGATTATAAAGATAAAGTAGATACAGAAGCACTTGAGGATAAAATTTCAGAAGACAAAAAAATAAAAGGTGAAGAAACTTTCTATCAAGGTATGGTATACCAAGGTGTTATTTCATCAAAAGATGACCCTGATGCTGAAGAAAAAATAAAAGATTTCTATTTACTCAGTTTCTTACAAAAAGCTTATGCAAAAGAAGTAGCAAGAAATGAAATAATTGATGAAGAATCAAAGACCCACGCTATACAAAAAACTAAAGATGCTTATCATGAAGATTTATGTATTATTACCTTAAAATATGATAGTATCTATGAAGCTGATGAGATTAAAGACAAGTTGACTCAAGAAAACAATATTCTACAATTTTTTAAAGATGAAAATGCAAAACAACACAAAAATGATAAAGTGACAACTGTAGAAGAACCTCCATTTATCACAGAACCATTTATCTGTGAATATGATCGAGTGGTTTATACAGATTATTTAGAAACTTCAGACTTACAGGATTTCATCTTTAATGATACAATAAGTGGTGAATCGTTTGGTATTGGAGATTATAATAAAGCACCAAAATATATTCACAATGACAGAACTTACTATTTTGTATATAAAGTAAGTCAACCAAAATATATTGAAAACTTTAGACAATCTGAAGAATTTAATCAATACATTTTAGATAAATTGGTTGAAAATAAATTAACAAGTAGTTATATTACAAATGAAATTGAAGACTTACATAACACAATTAGTTTAAGAATTTTTGATAAAGATTTAGCTAAACAATATAAAGAAAATTTTGATGATAAATTTAAAATAGAAGAAAAATTATTAAAAATCAAAAATGGTGAACATATCTTAGCATCACATATTATTGATGGTAAAACTAAATATGTTTATACTGATGATATATATGATTTAATGAAAACAAAATATGCGATACAATTATTATTAGATAACATTAATACTGAAGCATTAAAATCAATTAAAGATATTCGGTTATCTGAATCTGAAAAAGATGAGTTTATGAGCCAAATTAAAGTTTATAAAACACAATTTTTACAACAACCATCACCTTATAGTTGGTCTGACTTTATTGCCCTTCAGTTTGGTGCATTCAGTGATCAACAATTAGCTGATATCTTGGCAGCACCAGAATTAATCGAACGTTATATGTTTGGGTATAACGATTATAAAGGTGTTAGCGTTATAACAGAAGAAGAAATCTACGAAGCTTATCAAGAATGGTTTAGTGTTAAAGCAAATCATATCTTATTCACATTTGAACCAGAGGATGAAGCCTCAAAAGCGTTAGCGCTTGAAAAAGGTAAACAAGTTATTAATGGTTGTACAGATAATGGAGAATTCAGAGATGGAATAACTGAGGATACTTGTTATATCTATTATGATCCTGAAGATCCTACAAACGATGAGTTACCTTTTGCAGGGTTAGATGAAATTAAAGCTTCTCAATATAAGAGTGCTTTCGAAGCATTAGCAAAAATGTATAGTCAAGACCCAAGTGCTGAAAAAAATAGTGGTGATTTAGGATTCTTTAGTCCTAATCATATCATGGATGAATTTGAAAATGCAGCTAAAGAAATCGCTGATCGTACCCTTGAGGGGGTACCCCCTTCACATTAG